A genomic segment from Roseibium algicola encodes:
- a CDS encoding tetratricopeptide repeat protein, which yields MPKNSTKLQRMGRAGTVLGALILIGLTGPVAAFDGQPAPARAIGPNDLSPSEALRAGARQYYSGDKAAALGSLQYAAENGQPMAAWKLGEMYASGDGVKEDDLKAFEYYSQIVREHGEDRPDAPDAPFVSSAFVALGSYYLNGIDGAVPKNESRARQIFTHAASYFGDADAQYELGRMYQENNSRMAVRWYNLAALKGHVGAQARLGETLYALGTSDKKKARGLMWMTVAREQAKGTDASWIHSMHEQYFAVSPEPVRQMARSMADGWLKQNRPDVLTAQQLPAQ from the coding sequence ATGCCTAAGAACAGCACAAAGCTTCAACGCATGGGAAGAGCCGGAACCGTGCTCGGTGCGTTGATCCTGATCGGCCTGACAGGGCCCGTGGCCGCCTTTGACGGTCAGCCGGCGCCTGCACGGGCGATCGGTCCGAACGATCTTTCCCCGTCTGAAGCACTGCGGGCCGGTGCCCGCCAATATTATTCCGGCGACAAGGCCGCTGCGCTTGGGTCGCTGCAGTATGCCGCCGAAAACGGTCAGCCCATGGCCGCCTGGAAGCTGGGCGAAATGTATGCCTCCGGCGACGGCGTCAAGGAAGACGACCTCAAGGCGTTCGAATATTACAGTCAGATCGTTCGTGAGCACGGGGAAGATCGCCCCGATGCACCGGATGCTCCCTTCGTCTCAAGCGCTTTCGTTGCGCTCGGTTCCTACTATCTGAACGGCATCGACGGCGCTGTGCCCAAGAATGAATCACGTGCCCGTCAGATCTTCACGCATGCCGCGTCCTATTTCGGCGATGCCGATGCCCAGTATGAACTTGGCCGCATGTACCAGGAAAACAACAGCCGCATGGCCGTTCGTTGGTACAATCTTGCCGCGCTCAAGGGGCACGTGGGTGCCCAGGCACGCCTTGGTGAAACGCTCTATGCACTCGGTACGTCGGACAAGAAAAAAGCTCGCGGCCTGATGTGGATGACCGTTGCCCGGGAACAGGCCAAGGGAACGGATGCCAGCTGGATCCATTCCATGCACGAGCAGTATTTCGCGGTTTCGCCCGAGCCTGTCAGGCAGATGGCCAGATCAATGGCTGACGGATGGTTGAAGCAAAATCGCCCGGACGTGCTCACCGCACAGCAGTTGCCCGCACAATAA